Proteins from a genomic interval of Halomonas alkaliantarctica:
- the purL gene encoding phosphoribosylformylglycinamidine synthase: MLELRGAPALSDFRHARLLTVLRERIPEVEALSAHYVHFIDVHSHDRHGELDDAARERLVQLLDYGTHSSVEVPERAQRFLVVPRLGTQSPWSSKATDIAHNCGLRQISRIERGIDYRVSFSAMPDEEGLDALAALLHDRMTETVLADASDAAKLFAQHDPAPLGSVDILEGGRDALATANQALGLALAEDEIDYLVDAFNELGRNPSDVELMMFAQANSEHCRHKIFNADWVIDGEPQSHSLFKMIKNTFASSPDNVLSAYSDNAAVIKGSQGGRFFATPLTGADDERALYATHQEPIHILMKVETHNHPTAIAPFPGAATGSGGEIRDEGATGIGGKPKAGLSGFTVSNLRIPEFVQPWEAFDYGKPGRMESALNIMLEGPIGGAAFNNEFGRPNLTGYFRTYEQESLNEGGIERRGFHKPIMLAGGYGNIRAHHVQKGDIPVGGKLIVMGGPAMLIGLGGGAASSMSSGTSSADLDFASVQRENPEIERRAQEVIDRCWALGDHNPIRFIHDVGAGGLSNALPELVKDGNRGGRFDLRAVPNAEPGMSPLEIWCNEAQERYVLAVAPEDLDTFDALCKRERCPYAVVGEALEEHHLEVRDGHFESKPVDLPMSVLFGKAPKMQREFARHEPELSGVMLDNLDLREALDRVLRLPTVASKNFLITIGDRSITGQVARDQMVGPWQVPVADVAVTTASFDSHAGEAMAMGERPPVALINPAASARLAVAEAITNLAAAPIAKLSDIKLSANWMSAADHPGENQALYDAVYAVGMEMCPALGIAIPVGKDSMSMRTSWVDEKEEGEHEDKSVTSPLSLVVTGFAPVTNALATLTPQINLDQDESDLILIDLGSGQNRLGGSALAQVYGQVGNDCPDVDDPEDIKAFFEVIQGLNRDGKLLAYHDRSDGGLLVTLLEMAFAAHAGLEIKLDWMIDEPVEALNALFSEELGAVIQVNREHTEEVLAQFAVAGIETCGVIARPRYDDQVRVTLFEEPLLETTRQLTQRTWTETSYRMQALRDNPECAKNEYDNLLDGRDPGLSATPTFDINEDISAPYVNTAKPAMAVLREQGVNGQVEMAWAFDKAGFEVVDVHMSDILEGRVSLEEFKGLVACGGFSYGDVLGAGGGWAKSVLFNERAQEQFAAFFARDDSFSLGVCNGCQMLSQLKSLIPGAENWPTFVRNESEQFEARVSMVRVEKSPSILLAGMEGSQLPIAVAHGEGQAEFRDSAHLRTMQSSNQIALRYIDNYGQATTRYPANPNGSPAGITGLTTPDGRVTIMMPHPERVARAVTNSWRPAEWTEDGAWLRLFRNARVWLN, translated from the coding sequence ATGCTCGAACTGCGAGGCGCCCCCGCCCTTTCTGACTTCCGTCATGCTCGGCTGTTAACGGTGCTGCGTGAACGTATTCCCGAGGTGGAAGCGCTGTCTGCCCATTATGTTCATTTTATTGATGTTCATTCCCATGACCGCCACGGTGAGTTGGATGACGCTGCCCGCGAACGTTTGGTGCAGTTACTTGATTACGGCACTCACTCGAGCGTAGAGGTTCCCGAGCGCGCCCAGCGCTTTTTGGTGGTGCCGCGCCTGGGCACCCAGTCACCCTGGTCTTCAAAAGCCACTGACATCGCCCACAACTGTGGTTTGCGCCAAATTAGCCGCATCGAGCGCGGCATCGATTACCGGGTCAGCTTTAGCGCTATGCCGGACGAAGAGGGTTTGGATGCGCTGGCGGCTCTACTGCATGACCGTATGACCGAAACCGTGCTGGCGGATGCTTCGGATGCCGCTAAGCTGTTTGCCCAACACGACCCGGCACCGCTGGGCAGTGTGGATATTCTAGAGGGTGGACGGGATGCGCTGGCAACGGCCAACCAGGCCTTGGGGCTGGCGCTGGCAGAAGACGAAATCGACTATCTTGTCGATGCCTTCAATGAGCTAGGGCGCAACCCCAGCGACGTTGAGCTGATGATGTTTGCTCAAGCCAACTCTGAACACTGCCGTCATAAAATCTTCAACGCCGATTGGGTGATCGACGGCGAGCCGCAGAGCCACTCGCTGTTTAAGATGATCAAGAACACCTTTGCATCATCGCCGGACAACGTGCTCTCGGCCTACAGCGACAACGCTGCGGTCATTAAGGGCAGCCAGGGCGGGCGCTTCTTTGCCACACCGCTGACGGGCGCCGACGATGAACGTGCGCTCTACGCCACTCATCAAGAACCCATTCATATCCTGATGAAGGTTGAAACCCATAACCACCCCACCGCGATTGCCCCTTTTCCGGGGGCGGCGACTGGCTCGGGTGGTGAAATCCGCGACGAGGGGGCTACGGGCATCGGCGGCAAGCCCAAAGCGGGCCTTTCCGGCTTTACGGTTTCCAACCTACGCATTCCAGAGTTCGTCCAGCCCTGGGAAGCCTTTGATTACGGCAAGCCAGGGCGGATGGAGTCCGCGCTTAACATTATGCTTGAGGGCCCCATTGGCGGCGCCGCGTTCAACAATGAATTTGGTCGTCCCAATCTGACTGGCTATTTCCGCACCTACGAGCAGGAGTCGCTTAACGAGGGTGGTATTGAGCGGCGCGGTTTCCATAAGCCGATTATGCTTGCCGGGGGTTACGGCAATATCCGCGCCCACCATGTTCAGAAGGGCGATATCCCCGTTGGTGGCAAGCTGATTGTGATGGGTGGCCCGGCGATGTTGATTGGCCTGGGCGGCGGGGCAGCCTCCAGCATGTCATCCGGCACCTCTAGCGCCGATTTGGATTTTGCCTCGGTACAGCGTGAGAACCCTGAGATTGAACGCCGTGCTCAAGAGGTGATCGACCGCTGCTGGGCGCTGGGCGACCACAACCCGATTCGCTTTATCCACGACGTGGGCGCTGGTGGGCTTTCCAATGCGCTGCCGGAGCTGGTAAAAGACGGCAATCGTGGCGGCCGCTTTGATCTGCGCGCGGTACCCAACGCCGAGCCGGGCATGAGCCCGCTGGAAATCTGGTGTAACGAAGCCCAGGAGCGCTACGTGCTTGCGGTCGCGCCAGAGGATTTGGACACTTTTGACGCGCTATGTAAGCGTGAGCGCTGCCCCTATGCGGTCGTCGGTGAAGCCTTGGAAGAGCACCACCTTGAAGTGCGCGACGGCCACTTTGAAAGTAAGCCGGTCGATTTGCCAATGAGTGTACTGTTCGGCAAAGCACCCAAGATGCAGCGCGAATTTGCCCGTCACGAACCTGAACTGTCCGGCGTAATGCTTGATAACCTTGACCTGCGCGAAGCGCTGGATCGGGTGCTGCGTCTGCCCACTGTGGCCTCCAAAAATTTCTTGATCACCATTGGCGACCGCTCGATTACCGGCCAGGTGGCTCGCGACCAAATGGTCGGCCCCTGGCAGGTGCCGGTGGCCGATGTCGCAGTAACCACGGCAAGCTTTGACAGCCATGCGGGTGAAGCCATGGCCATGGGGGAGCGTCCGCCGGTCGCATTGATCAACCCTGCGGCCAGCGCTCGCTTAGCGGTGGCCGAAGCGATCACCAATTTGGCGGCGGCTCCGATTGCCAAGCTGAGCGATATCAAGCTCTCCGCTAACTGGATGAGCGCGGCGGATCACCCAGGTGAAAACCAAGCGTTGTATGACGCTGTTTATGCGGTGGGTATGGAAATGTGCCCGGCGCTGGGCATTGCGATTCCGGTGGGTAAAGACTCCATGTCGATGCGCACTTCCTGGGTCGATGAGAAAGAGGAGGGTGAACACGAAGACAAAAGTGTCACCTCGCCGCTTTCGCTAGTGGTGACCGGTTTTGCCCCGGTGACCAACGCCCTGGCGACGCTCACGCCGCAGATCAATCTGGATCAAGACGAATCGGATCTGATTTTGATCGATCTGGGCAGCGGTCAGAACCGGTTGGGCGGCTCTGCCTTGGCGCAGGTGTATGGCCAGGTAGGCAACGACTGCCCCGATGTAGACGACCCGGAAGATATCAAAGCGTTCTTCGAAGTCATTCAGGGACTGAACCGCGACGGCAAGCTGCTGGCGTATCACGACCGCAGCGACGGCGGCCTGCTGGTCACGCTGCTAGAAATGGCCTTTGCCGCCCACGCTGGGCTTGAGATTAAACTCGACTGGATGATCGACGAGCCAGTGGAGGCATTGAACGCGCTGTTCTCGGAAGAGCTGGGCGCCGTTATCCAGGTCAACCGTGAACACACTGAAGAAGTGCTGGCGCAGTTTGCCGTGGCGGGTATCGAAACCTGTGGTGTCATCGCCCGCCCGCGTTACGACGACCAGGTGCGCGTCACGCTGTTTGAAGAGCCCTTGCTGGAAACCACTCGTCAGCTTACCCAACGTACCTGGACGGAAACCAGTTACCGTATGCAGGCGCTGCGCGACAACCCCGAATGCGCCAAGAACGAATACGACAATCTGCTCGATGGCCGCGACCCTGGGCTTTCCGCCACCCCAACCTTTGATATCAATGAAGATATCAGCGCGCCTTATGTCAACACAGCTAAGCCTGCCATGGCGGTGCTGCGTGAACAGGGCGTCAATGGCCAGGTAGAAATGGCCTGGGCTTTCGATAAGGCCGGGTTTGAGGTCGTGGATGTGCATATGAGCGACATTCTCGAAGGGCGCGTTTCGTTGGAAGAATTCAAAGGGCTTGTGGCCTGCGGTGGCTTCTCCTATGGCGACGTGCTTGGCGCTGGCGGTGGCTGGGCCAAGTCGGTGCTGTTTAACGAGCGCGCCCAGGAGCAGTTTGCGGCCTTCTTCGCCCGCGATGATAGTTTCTCGCTGGGCGTATGTAATGGTTGCCAAATGCTCTCGCAGTTGAAGTCGCTGATTCCTGGCGCTGAAAACTGGCCGACCTTTGTGCGCAACGAATCCGAGCAGTTTGAGGCGCGGGTTTCGATGGTGCGGGTTGAAAAGAGCCCCTCGATTCTGCTCGCCGGTATGGAAGGCTCTCAGCTGCCCATCGCCGTGGCTCATGGTGAAGGGCAGGCGGAGTTCCGCGATAGCGCTCATCTGCGCACCATGCAGTCAAGTAACCAAATTGCCCTGCGCTACATTGATAACTACGGTCAGGCGACCACGCGCTACCCAGCAAACCCTAACGGCTCGCCTGCGGGCATAACCGGCCTGACCACGCCGGATGGCCGGGTGACCATTATGATGCCCCACCCCGAGCGTGTTGCTCGAGCGGTCACCAACTCTTGGCGCCCGGCGGAGTGGACGGAAGATGGTGCTTGGCTGCGGCTATTCCGCAACGCTCGGGTGTGGCTCAACTGA
- the mltF gene encoding membrane-bound lytic murein transglycosylase MltF, whose protein sequence is MLTLICRHFVAFAGAYYALIAITLLSLVPTLSLVPPGEHLTQITAKDFITVHTRNTPTTYYEGRQGPTGFEYELMHRFADYLGVSLNLNARHHPESVLPAVRESGDLGAAALPLLPAPSGIHYTRPIIQMQPLVVYRRGLNGISEPSDLVGLELGTLSEAGTSEALRDLQRRHPTLSWKESHELEVAELLARVENGTLDAAVIFEHQFRLNRLFFPNVERGFILGDPLSMVWAVPSGRGLGLLEAANRFLQDLQESGTLDRLVSRYFGHDDYLEYVGTRTFLDHLDARLPRYTELFQQSAQETGFDWKLLAAVGYQESHWDPDAVSPTGVRGLMMLTNPTASEMDIADRTDPAQSIDGGSRYLRSIKDRLPESITGDDRLFMAMAAYNVGLGHLYDARKIAEMRGGDPDSWEDVRAALPLLQQREWHSQTRHGYARGGEPVIYVRNIRRYYEMIKYVERSRQQFFQLEQTAVNDDPLLLFELVPPLN, encoded by the coding sequence ATGCTGACGTTGATTTGCCGACATTTTGTAGCCTTTGCTGGCGCTTATTATGCGCTGATCGCGATTACGCTACTGTCCCTAGTACCGACGCTCTCTCTGGTTCCTCCCGGCGAGCATCTTACGCAGATCACTGCAAAAGATTTTATTACCGTACACACCCGCAACACGCCCACCACTTATTACGAAGGTCGCCAAGGCCCTACCGGCTTTGAGTACGAGCTAATGCACCGCTTTGCCGACTACCTGGGGGTGAGCCTTAACCTTAACGCCCGCCATCACCCCGAGAGCGTGCTCCCGGCGGTACGCGAAAGCGGCGACCTGGGCGCGGCGGCACTACCGCTTTTACCCGCGCCCTCCGGTATCCACTACACTCGGCCGATTATTCAGATGCAGCCGCTGGTGGTATACCGGCGCGGCCTGAATGGTATTAGCGAGCCGAGCGACCTGGTCGGCCTGGAGCTTGGTACGCTTAGCGAAGCGGGCACCAGCGAAGCACTACGCGACCTGCAGCGTCGCCATCCAACATTGAGCTGGAAAGAGTCCCATGAGCTGGAGGTCGCCGAACTGCTGGCCCGGGTTGAGAACGGCACGCTGGACGCTGCGGTTATTTTTGAACATCAGTTTCGTTTAAACAGGCTGTTTTTCCCCAACGTTGAGCGCGGTTTTATCCTCGGCGACCCGCTCTCCATGGTGTGGGCGGTGCCCAGTGGCCGCGGCTTAGGGTTACTGGAAGCCGCCAATCGCTTCCTCCAGGACCTTCAGGAAAGCGGCACACTGGATCGGCTGGTCAGTCGTTACTTTGGCCATGACGACTACTTGGAGTATGTAGGCACCCGTACTTTTCTTGATCACCTGGATGCGCGTTTACCCCGCTACACTGAGCTATTCCAGCAGTCTGCACAAGAAACGGGGTTTGATTGGAAGCTACTCGCTGCTGTGGGCTACCAGGAGTCTCACTGGGATCCAGATGCTGTATCGCCGACTGGGGTGCGAGGCCTGATGATGTTGACCAACCCCACTGCGAGTGAAATGGACATTGCTGACCGTACCGACCCCGCACAGAGTATTGATGGTGGCTCCCGCTACTTACGAAGCATTAAAGACCGCTTACCGGAAAGCATTACCGGTGATGACCGCCTGTTTATGGCCATGGCGGCCTACAATGTGGGCCTCGGGCATTTATACGACGCGCGCAAGATTGCTGAAATGCGCGGCGGCGACCCCGATAGCTGGGAAGATGTGCGCGCTGCGCTACCGTTACTGCAGCAGCGGGAGTGGCATAGCCAGACGCGTCACGGCTATGCGCGCGGTGGAGAGCCGGTTATATACGTACGCAATATCCGCCGCTACTACGAAATGATTAAGTATGTTGAGCGCAGCCGCCAGCAGTTTTTCCAACTAGAACAAACGGCTGTCAACGATGATCCGCTGCTATTGTTCGAGCTTGTACCGCCGCTTAATTAA
- the tadA gene encoding tRNA adenosine(34) deaminase TadA, whose amino-acid sequence MRSDEFYMHRALDQAHLAAAAGEVPVGAVVVDAQGEIIGVGCNAPVASCDPSGHAEVRALREAGQHQGNYRLEGCTLFVTLEPCMMCSGAMIHARIARLVYGAAEPRAGMVESKANLLAQPWFNHQMLVTRGVLAPASQKLLKSFFAERREQPNE is encoded by the coding sequence ATGCGCAGCGATGAATTTTACATGCACCGGGCGCTTGACCAAGCCCACCTAGCCGCAGCGGCGGGCGAGGTGCCCGTGGGGGCGGTGGTGGTCGATGCGCAGGGGGAGATTATTGGCGTCGGCTGCAACGCCCCGGTGGCGAGCTGCGACCCTAGCGGCCACGCGGAAGTTCGTGCTCTGCGCGAGGCGGGCCAGCACCAGGGCAATTATCGCCTTGAGGGCTGCACGCTGTTTGTCACCTTAGAGCCCTGCATGATGTGCTCGGGCGCGATGATCCATGCACGCATAGCGCGTCTGGTGTATGGCGCCGCCGAACCTAGGGCTGGCATGGTCGAATCCAAGGCTAACCTGTTGGCGCAGCCGTGGTTTAACCATCAGATGTTGGTGACCAGGGGGGTGTTGGCGCCAGCCTCGCAAAAACTGCTAAAAAGCTTTTTTGCCGAGCGGCGCGAGCAGCCAAATGAGTAG
- a CDS encoding acyl-CoA thioesterase codes for MTDALNKLVALLELETLEETLFRGQSQDLGFPQLYGGQVLGQALAAAARTVDNERRPHSQHGYFLRPGDPHRPVVYQVDTIRDGGSFTTRRVTAIQKGRPIFFCSASFQSEEASFSHQRAMPEVPIPEALIESGEVKHDRFPGHPIEFLHLPGNPDNGTPVGQCLWFRLSGTLPDDPALHRHLLSYASDFNLLTTSLIFHGIEYRDPKLRIASLDHALWLHQDTRLDDWLLYVIDSPWAGGARGLARGHIYSRDGRLVASTAQEGLTRYSQD; via the coding sequence ATGACAGACGCGCTGAACAAACTGGTAGCGTTACTGGAGCTAGAAACACTGGAAGAAACACTATTTCGTGGTCAGAGCCAGGATCTAGGCTTTCCCCAGCTCTATGGTGGTCAGGTACTCGGCCAGGCGCTTGCGGCAGCTGCGCGCACCGTAGACAACGAGCGACGCCCGCACTCTCAGCACGGTTACTTTCTGCGCCCCGGTGACCCACATCGCCCCGTTGTCTATCAAGTGGATACCATTCGCGACGGCGGCAGCTTTACTACCCGACGCGTTACCGCCATTCAAAAAGGCCGTCCGATCTTCTTCTGCAGCGCCTCCTTTCAAAGCGAAGAGGCGAGCTTTAGCCATCAGCGTGCAATGCCGGAGGTACCGATACCCGAAGCGTTAATCGAGAGCGGCGAGGTCAAGCACGACCGCTTTCCCGGTCACCCGATTGAGTTCTTGCATCTACCCGGCAACCCCGATAACGGCACGCCTGTCGGCCAATGCTTATGGTTTCGTCTTTCCGGCACGCTGCCAGACGACCCAGCATTGCACCGCCACTTGCTCTCTTACGCCTCAGACTTCAACCTGCTGACCACCAGCCTGATTTTCCACGGCATTGAGTACCGAGATCCCAAGCTGCGCATCGCCAGCCTTGACCATGCCCTGTGGCTCCACCAGGACACCCGCCTGGATGACTGGCTGCTGTACGTTATCGATTCACCCTGGGCAGGCGGCGCCCGCGGGCTGGCGCGGGGGCATATTTACAGCCGCGATGGCCGCTTAGTGGCCTCCACTGCTCAGGAAGGGCTAACGCGCTATTCACAAGACTAA
- a CDS encoding malic enzyme-like NAD(P)-binding protein yields MTDANKQAALDYHAKPIPGKLSVELTKPTATARDLALAYSPGVAEPVLEIARDAENAYRYTGKGNLVAVITDGSAILGLGNLGPLASKPVMEGKGVLFKCFAGINSVDIEVDAESPQAFIDTVARIADTWGGINLEDIKAPECFEIEKALIERCSIPVFHDDQHGTAIVTAAGMLNALDITGKKIENVKIVCMGAGAAAIACMRLLISCGARKENLVMLDRRGVIHTDREGINEYKAEFARDTEMRTLDDAIDNADVFIGLSGPGLLSADQVKKMAPDPVIFACTNPDPEIHPDVAREVRPDVIMATGRSDFPNQVNNVLGFPFIFRGALDVRATRINEEMKLAAVHALKDLAREPVPQEVLDAYERTEMSFGREYIIPTPVDIRLLARVSSAVAQAAVDSGVARKPFPAHYPLQSINDVYGG; encoded by the coding sequence ATGACGGATGCAAATAAGCAGGCTGCTTTGGATTATCACGCGAAACCGATCCCCGGTAAGCTTTCGGTGGAGTTGACCAAGCCCACCGCGACAGCACGGGATTTGGCGTTGGCGTATAGCCCTGGCGTGGCTGAGCCAGTACTTGAAATCGCCAGGGATGCGGAAAATGCTTACCGCTATACTGGCAAGGGGAATCTGGTCGCCGTCATTACCGATGGCAGCGCTATTCTGGGCCTGGGTAACCTTGGCCCACTGGCCAGCAAGCCCGTTATGGAAGGTAAAGGCGTACTGTTTAAGTGCTTTGCTGGCATTAACTCTGTGGATATCGAAGTGGATGCGGAGAGCCCGCAGGCGTTTATCGACACCGTTGCGCGCATTGCCGATACCTGGGGCGGCATCAATCTTGAAGACATCAAGGCACCGGAGTGTTTTGAAATTGAGAAAGCGCTGATTGAGCGCTGTAGTATCCCGGTCTTCCACGATGACCAGCACGGCACTGCGATTGTCACTGCGGCAGGCATGCTCAATGCCTTGGATATCACTGGCAAAAAAATTGAAAACGTTAAGATTGTTTGCATGGGCGCTGGTGCGGCGGCCATTGCCTGTATGCGCCTGCTGATCTCTTGTGGTGCTCGTAAAGAGAACTTAGTGATGCTGGATAGGCGTGGCGTTATTCACACCGATCGCGAAGGCATCAACGAGTATAAGGCCGAGTTCGCCCGCGATACTGAAATGCGCACCTTAGACGATGCCATTGACAACGCTGACGTCTTTATCGGCCTGTCAGGCCCAGGGCTGCTCTCCGCTGATCAGGTAAAGAAAATGGCGCCTGATCCGGTGATTTTTGCCTGCACCAACCCTGATCCGGAAATTCATCCTGACGTTGCCCGCGAAGTACGTCCGGATGTGATTATGGCGACTGGCCGTTCTGACTTCCCAAACCAGGTCAACAACGTGCTGGGCTTCCCGTTTATCTTCCGCGGCGCTTTGGATGTTCGTGCCACCCGCATTAATGAAGAGATGAAGCTGGCCGCGGTTCACGCACTAAAAGACCTTGCCCGCGAGCCGGTGCCCCAGGAAGTGTTGGACGCCTACGAGCGCACCGAGATGAGTTTTGGCCGCGAGTACATCATTCCCACGCCGGTCGATATTCGCCTGCTGGCAAGGGTCTCTTCGGCAGTGGCGCAAGCCGCGGTTGATTCTGGTGTCGCGCGTAAGCCTTTCCCGGCGCACTACCCTTTGCAGTCAATTAACGACGTCTACGGTGGCTAA